Proteins co-encoded in one Octopus bimaculoides isolate UCB-OBI-ISO-001 chromosome 9, ASM119413v2, whole genome shotgun sequence genomic window:
- the LOC106871239 gene encoding heterogeneous nuclear ribonucleoprotein K-like — MENKEGLTKRPLEDVDCSAMKRPRGSKTRIDVRVLLQSKNAGAIIGKGGNNIKRLRNDFKANITVPDCSGPERILTVSTDLETALECLLDIIPSLEEYKQYKNGQDFDCEVRILVHQSQAGCIIGRAGFKVKELREKTGANIKIYSLCCPQSTDRVVAMSGHPPVVTDCIRHIYQLLEAAPPKGVIEPYDPHNFEEFYANDYGGFTFTEGGRGRFPRGVSSMRGNSAAPLMGQQIRGRSMMSGGNGGGGGGGGNGMNRGGGGTSGLPSLLGNANCRNNIGMRGNAVNSLMRNPVGVMNGSMGGGPSSRCSGGMGGRNDNQPNYYGGNQQNFGVQNYSQNRLNSGGMPNQQSMLFGRGHN, encoded by the coding sequence ATGGAAAACAAAGAAGGTCTGACAAAACGACCTCTCGAAGACGTTGATTGCTCTGCTATGAAGAGACCACGTGGAAGTAAAACACGGATCGATGTCCGTGTTTTACTCCAGAGTAAAAATGCCGGTGCCATCATAGGCAAAGGTGGTAACAACATTAAAAGACTAAGAAACGACTTCAAAGCAAATATCACAGTCCCCGATTGTTCGGGACCGGAAAGAATCCTAACCGTCAGTACTGACCTCGAAACTGCCCTGGAATGTTTGTTGGATATCATTCCCTCATTGgaagaatataaacaatacaaaaacgGTCAGGATTTTGATTGCGAAGTGCGAATTTTGGTTCATCAGAGTCAAGCTGGTTGTATAATTGGCAGAGCTGGCTTTAAAGTTAAAGAATTGCGCGAAAAAACCGGTGCCAATATCAAAATTTACTCATTATGCTGTCCCCAGTCTACAGATCGCGTTGTTGCGATGTCTGGACATCCACCTGTGGTCACAGACTGTATAAGACATATCTATCAGCTCCTGGAGGCTGCACCTCCGAAAGGCGTCATTGAACCTTACGATCCTCACAATTTTGAAGAGTTTTATGCCAACGATTACGGTGGTTTCACATTTACTGAGGGAGGACGTGGCCGGTTTCCTCGAGGTGTTTCCTCTATGCGTGGGAATTCCGCAGCACCATTAATGGGACAACAGATAAGAGGGAGGTCCATGATGAGTGGCGGTAACGGAGGTggaggtggcggcggtggtaatGGAATGAACCGAGGAGGTGGAGGAACCAGTGGACTTCCTAGTTTACTGGGTAATGCAAATTGCCGCAATAATATTGGAATGCGCGGAAATGCCGTAAACAGTCTCATGCGAAATCCAGTAGGTGTAATGAATGGTAGCATGGGAGGTGGGCCTTCCTCTCGATGTAGTGGTGGAATGGGTGGACGAAATGACAACCAACCAAATTATTACGGCGGAAACCAGCAGAACTTTGGTGTGCAAAACTACTCGCAAAACAGACTGAATAGCGGAGGGATGCCGAATCAACAGAGCATGCTTTTTGGCAGAGGTCATAACTAA